From the Rhodopirellula bahusiensis genome, one window contains:
- a CDS encoding PSD1 and planctomycete cytochrome C domain-containing protein, translating to MTSRVNPVFATLIGLAWIALLSCPVVIAEDVSFSRDVLPVLSDRCFHCHGPDEGNREADLRLDVETAAKEDRGGYAAVQAGDLESSEIWSRIISDDEDMVMPPADSHRKPLTEKEREAIRQWIESGAPWGKHWSFEKLSRPVVPKSAETDSKTHPIDAFVMEKLAENDLALSPPASPVTQLRRLSFDLTGISPTSEQIVRLEEQSESDAEQSWNELIDQCLESPHHAERMAMWWLDAARYSDSDGFQQDGTRENWPWRDWVIDQFASNRPFDEFTIEQFAGDLLPDATAEQKLATCFHRNHMTNGEGGRDPEESRIDYVIDRVNTTGTVWLGLTLGCVQCHTHKFDPITHHDYYSMSAFFNSIDEDGNAGMRAKPYLEFESPKVDPQANEFTIFVKQCENDEAVEKEHAVKRFEEWLAEFQSDPPSDHEVWQTPTPKLSSSEGTNFTVEDERIVQTHGPTPVQDDYRIVMQIPSDMPRITGLRIEVFPHESHVGEAFTRSGNGDFALTSVLAMGRREGSPSETQLDFAGAKADYQASKDRKTEWDKRYANIKETLNDDARDGWTTEGAETIEPHVGVYELEEPWDVESGDQIVVLMRQRSTHGNANIGRFRISLTSERGETVRRVDGGSPLKELIEWISSDENDSADPLSDKLRNRLLEQFLISDREYQAVNNRLKLARKQLGNLKKQAEPRKVMVLAEREKPRDTHVLLRGVWDAKGDVVARAVLPSVLEWPAEKSRTRLDLANWIVDSENPLTARVIANHMWQLMFGAGLVRTPGDFGLQGELPTHPRLLDWLAVELIESDWDLRHILRLIATSQTYRQSSVATPELLELDPENRLLARSPRFRLPAWMIRDNALRVSGLLDPTVGGPPVYPYQPPGVWAEITMGRFDYQPSLSSRQYRRTIYAFWRRSSAPTFLFDSAQRRVCEVGVRRTNTPLHALTLMNDKTMLESSRAFADAIVTGGDSPGEALWENHANALAVRVLSRHFHDSERAALQSVWNRTNDYYSDHIDEAIEFCTVGQMESPESEVAAETAAWMTTASLILNLDEAMTRE from the coding sequence ATGACCAGCCGAGTGAACCCGGTCTTCGCAACGTTGATCGGGTTGGCATGGATTGCTCTTTTGAGTTGTCCTGTCGTGATCGCGGAAGACGTCTCATTTTCACGCGACGTCTTGCCGGTCCTATCGGACCGATGCTTTCACTGCCACGGTCCGGATGAAGGCAACCGCGAAGCCGACCTGCGATTGGATGTTGAGACTGCTGCGAAAGAAGATCGTGGCGGATACGCGGCGGTGCAGGCCGGCGATTTGGAGAGCAGCGAGATCTGGTCGCGAATCATTTCCGACGACGAAGACATGGTGATGCCGCCCGCGGATTCACACCGCAAACCACTGACCGAAAAAGAACGCGAAGCGATTCGGCAGTGGATCGAGTCCGGAGCACCTTGGGGGAAGCATTGGTCGTTCGAGAAGTTGTCACGTCCGGTTGTTCCTAAGTCTGCGGAGACAGACTCTAAAACGCATCCGATCGACGCGTTCGTCATGGAGAAACTGGCGGAGAACGATCTCGCATTGAGTCCGCCCGCGTCACCGGTCACACAGCTTCGTCGGCTCTCGTTCGACTTGACCGGTATCTCACCGACGTCCGAGCAAATTGTTCGTCTGGAAGAACAGTCCGAATCTGACGCAGAGCAAAGTTGGAACGAGCTCATTGATCAATGCCTCGAATCGCCGCACCATGCCGAACGCATGGCAATGTGGTGGCTCGATGCCGCCCGATATTCCGACTCGGACGGGTTCCAGCAGGACGGGACACGAGAAAACTGGCCTTGGCGAGATTGGGTGATTGACCAGTTCGCCAGCAATCGACCGTTCGACGAGTTCACGATCGAACAGTTCGCGGGTGACTTGCTTCCCGACGCTACGGCCGAGCAGAAGCTGGCGACATGTTTCCATCGCAACCACATGACCAACGGCGAAGGTGGCCGCGACCCGGAAGAGTCTCGCATCGACTACGTTATCGACCGAGTCAACACGACGGGAACGGTTTGGCTGGGGCTGACGCTCGGTTGCGTGCAATGTCACACGCACAAATTCGATCCGATCACACATCACGACTACTATTCGATGTCGGCGTTCTTCAACAGCATCGATGAAGACGGCAACGCGGGGATGCGAGCCAAACCGTATCTGGAATTTGAATCACCCAAGGTCGATCCTCAAGCGAATGAATTCACAATCTTCGTCAAGCAATGCGAAAACGACGAAGCGGTGGAGAAAGAACACGCCGTCAAGCGTTTCGAAGAATGGCTCGCGGAGTTTCAAAGCGACCCGCCGTCTGATCATGAAGTCTGGCAAACACCCACACCCAAACTAAGCAGCAGCGAGGGCACCAATTTCACTGTGGAAGACGAACGCATCGTTCAAACTCACGGTCCGACACCGGTTCAAGATGACTACCGAATCGTGATGCAGATCCCCAGCGACATGCCTCGGATCACCGGTTTGCGTATCGAAGTCTTCCCGCATGAATCACATGTTGGCGAAGCTTTCACACGAAGCGGGAATGGAGACTTCGCCCTGACGAGCGTCCTGGCGATGGGACGCCGCGAAGGCAGCCCATCGGAAACCCAGCTGGATTTCGCCGGTGCTAAAGCGGATTACCAAGCATCCAAAGATCGCAAGACCGAGTGGGACAAGCGCTACGCGAATATCAAAGAGACGCTGAACGACGACGCTCGCGACGGATGGACGACCGAAGGTGCCGAGACGATCGAACCGCACGTTGGAGTCTATGAACTCGAAGAACCTTGGGACGTCGAATCCGGCGATCAAATTGTCGTTTTGATGCGGCAGAGATCCACTCATGGAAATGCGAACATCGGCCGCTTTCGCATCTCGTTGACGTCCGAGCGGGGTGAAACGGTTCGGCGTGTCGATGGTGGTTCCCCACTAAAAGAACTCATCGAATGGATCAGCTCTGACGAAAACGATTCGGCCGACCCGCTCAGCGACAAGCTCCGCAATCGATTGCTGGAGCAGTTTCTGATCTCCGATCGCGAATACCAGGCCGTCAACAATCGATTGAAACTCGCCCGGAAGCAGCTTGGCAATCTGAAGAAACAAGCCGAGCCTCGCAAAGTCATGGTGCTTGCCGAGCGTGAGAAACCACGCGACACACATGTTTTGCTGCGTGGTGTTTGGGACGCGAAGGGTGACGTGGTTGCTCGCGCGGTGTTGCCAAGCGTGTTGGAATGGCCTGCCGAGAAATCTCGCACTCGATTGGATCTGGCCAATTGGATCGTCGATTCCGAAAACCCGCTGACGGCTCGCGTGATTGCGAATCACATGTGGCAATTGATGTTCGGTGCGGGTTTGGTTCGAACGCCGGGCGACTTTGGTCTGCAAGGCGAACTGCCGACGCATCCAAGATTGCTCGATTGGTTGGCGGTGGAGCTGATCGAAAGCGATTGGGATTTACGGCATATCCTGAGATTGATCGCGACCAGCCAAACGTACCGGCAGAGCAGCGTTGCCACGCCTGAGTTGCTGGAATTGGATCCCGAGAATCGGTTGCTTGCCAGATCCCCACGGTTCCGATTACCAGCCTGGATGATTCGCGACAATGCATTGCGGGTCTCAGGTCTGCTTGATCCGACCGTGGGTGGTCCGCCCGTGTACCCGTACCAACCGCCCGGCGTTTGGGCGGAGATCACGATGGGCCGGTTTGACTATCAGCCCAGCCTGAGTTCGCGGCAGTATCGACGCACGATCTATGCGTTTTGGCGTCGTAGCAGTGCACCGACATTCCTTTTCGACAGTGCCCAACGCCGCGTTTGCGAAGTGGGGGTGAGACGCACGAACACTCCACTTCACGCTCTGACGTTAATGAACGACAAAACCATGTTGGAGTCATCGCGTGCGTTTGCTGATGCGATCGTGACTGGAGGAGACTCGCCGGGCGAAGCTTTGTGGGAGAATCACGCGAACGCTCTCGCGGTCAGAGTCTTGTCGCGGCATTTCCACGACTCCGAACGGGCTGCTTTACAATCGGTTTGGAATCGCACCAACGATTACTACAGCGATCACATCGACGAAGCGATCGAGTTTTGCACCGTCGGTCAAATGGAATCGCCTGAGTCGGAAGTCGCGGCAGAAACCGCCGCCTGGATGACAACCGCCAGTCTGATTTTAAACCTTGACGAAGCCATGACACGTGAATGA